A genomic segment from Malus domestica chromosome 05, GDT2T_hap1 encodes:
- the LOC103454462 gene encoding alpha N-terminal protein methyltransferase 1-like isoform X2 codes for MIRSQVTFNRLPSLPLCDVVFSQDPFNTPNRRRNRTETRVSMEKGGLDFAGREFKNAEEMWREQLGEDHSKKTEWYRQGVGYWEGVEASTNGVLGGYAQVNEPDIMGSEAFLKQLLSERFPGATNGQRHLVVLDCGSGIGRVSKNLLIRYFNEVDLLEPVSHFLETARESLAPENHKVSDMHKATNFFCMPLQEFTPDAGRYNIIWVQWCIGHLTDDDFVSFFKRAKVGLKPGGLFVLKENIVRSGFVLDTEDRSVTRSDLYFRELFRQCGLHLYISKDQKGLPEELFAVKMYALTTELPKKVHRTRSEVQANRPGVIK; via the exons ATGATCCGGTCCCAAGTTACTTTCAATAGACTTCCATCTTTGCCGCTGTGCGACGTCGTTTTTAGCCAAGACCCGTTTAACACACCCAACCGCCGCCGAAACAGAACCGAAACTCGAGTGTCAATGGAGAAAGGCGGGTTAGACTTCGCCGGCCGAGAATTTAAGAACGCGGAGGAGATGTGGAGGGAGCAGCTCGGAGAAGACCACAGCAAGAAGACCGAGTGGTACCGCCAAGGCGTTGGCTACTGGGAA GGTGTGGAGGCGTCGACGAATGGAGTTTTGGGAGGATATGCGCAGGTGAATGAGCCTGACATAATGGGCAGTGAAGCTTTTCTTAAGCAGCTTCTTTCTGAGCGTTTTCCTGGTGCTACAAATGGCCAACGCCACCTTGTTGTTCTTG ATTGTGGTTCTGGCATTGGGAGAGTCTCCAAAAATCTTCTCATAAGATACTTCAATGAG GTTGATCTACTTGAGCCTGTATCACATTTCTTGGAAACTGCTCGTGAAAGTTTGGCTCCTGAAAATCATAAGGTCTCTGATATGCACAAAGCTACTAATTTTTTCTGCATGCCTCTTCAG GAATTCACACCAGACGCAGGGAGGTACAACATTATATGGGTTCAATGGTGTATTGGGCATCTGACAGATGACGACTTCGTCTCATTCTTTAAACGGGCAAAG GTAGGATTAAAACCTGGTGGTCTTTTTGTCCTAAAGGAAAATATTGTAAGATCCG GATTTGTGTTAGACACAGAAGACCGGAGTGTCACCAGGTCGGATTTGTACTTTAGGGAGCTCTTTCGTCAGTGTGGACTTCATCTTTACATATCAAAG GATCAAAAGGGGTTGCCTGAGGAATTATTTGCTGTGAAAATGTATGCATTAACTACTGAGTTGCCAAAGAAGGTCCATCGGACAAGATCTGAAGTGCAAGCCAATAGACCCGGAGTCATCAAGTGA
- the LOC103454462 gene encoding alpha N-terminal protein methyltransferase 1-like isoform X1, producing MIRSQVTFNRLPSLPLCDVVFSQDPFNTPNRRRNRTETRVSMEKGGLDFAGREFKNAEEMWREQLGEDHSKKTEWYRQGVGYWEGVEASTNGVLGGYAQVNEPDIMGSEAFLKQLLSERFPGATNGQRHLVVLDCGSGIGRVSKNLLIRYFNEVDLLEPVSHFLETARESLAPENHKVSDMHKATNFFCMPLQEFTPDAGRYNIIWVQWCIGHLTDDDFVSFFKRAKRHFDGRNTPIISSTFVGLKPGGLFVLKENIVRSGFVLDTEDRSVTRSDLYFRELFRQCGLHLYISKDQKGLPEELFAVKMYALTTELPKKVHRTRSEVQANRPGVIK from the exons ATGATCCGGTCCCAAGTTACTTTCAATAGACTTCCATCTTTGCCGCTGTGCGACGTCGTTTTTAGCCAAGACCCGTTTAACACACCCAACCGCCGCCGAAACAGAACCGAAACTCGAGTGTCAATGGAGAAAGGCGGGTTAGACTTCGCCGGCCGAGAATTTAAGAACGCGGAGGAGATGTGGAGGGAGCAGCTCGGAGAAGACCACAGCAAGAAGACCGAGTGGTACCGCCAAGGCGTTGGCTACTGGGAA GGTGTGGAGGCGTCGACGAATGGAGTTTTGGGAGGATATGCGCAGGTGAATGAGCCTGACATAATGGGCAGTGAAGCTTTTCTTAAGCAGCTTCTTTCTGAGCGTTTTCCTGGTGCTACAAATGGCCAACGCCACCTTGTTGTTCTTG ATTGTGGTTCTGGCATTGGGAGAGTCTCCAAAAATCTTCTCATAAGATACTTCAATGAG GTTGATCTACTTGAGCCTGTATCACATTTCTTGGAAACTGCTCGTGAAAGTTTGGCTCCTGAAAATCATAAGGTCTCTGATATGCACAAAGCTACTAATTTTTTCTGCATGCCTCTTCAG GAATTCACACCAGACGCAGGGAGGTACAACATTATATGGGTTCAATGGTGTATTGGGCATCTGACAGATGACGACTTCGTCTCATTCTTTAAACGGGCAAAG AGGCACTTTGATGGCAGGAATACTCCTATTATATCTTCCACTTTT GTAGGATTAAAACCTGGTGGTCTTTTTGTCCTAAAGGAAAATATTGTAAGATCCG GATTTGTGTTAGACACAGAAGACCGGAGTGTCACCAGGTCGGATTTGTACTTTAGGGAGCTCTTTCGTCAGTGTGGACTTCATCTTTACATATCAAAG GATCAAAAGGGGTTGCCTGAGGAATTATTTGCTGTGAAAATGTATGCATTAACTACTGAGTTGCCAAAGAAGGTCCATCGGACAAGATCTGAAGTGCAAGCCAATAGACCCGGAGTCATCAAGTGA